In Defluviitalea raffinosedens, the genomic stretch TTAACATCATAATTCAGATCAAATTTATCTATACTTTTAATCAATCCAATGCTTCCTATTTGAAATAAATCCTCTATATCATAGCCTCTATTCTTAAAACGTTTGACAATACTCCATACCAATCCTACATTTTCTTCCACAAGTAAATCTCTGGCAGCTGTATCTCCTGCTTGCGCACTCCTGATTAATTCCAATGTTCTATCCATCTGCCCACCTCTTTTGGCTATTCCAAGCTACGCAGTTTTTTTCTCATTCGAACGATTGTTCCTTTGTCTTTTTCAGATTCTACTTCTACTTCATCCATAAATGTTTCCATCATCGTAAATCCCATACCTGAACGTTCCAACTCCGGCTTGGAAGTGTATAATGGCTCTCTTGCCTGCTCAATATCTTCAATGCCTACCCCCTCGTCCACAACGGTGATTTCAACGACATTGTCAGAAATA encodes the following:
- the spoIIAB gene encoding anti-sigma F factor, translated to MQYQNSMKVSFVSKSQNEAFARVAVAAFVSQLDPTLEEISDIKTAVSEAVTNAVIHGYENQEGIITVSCDISDNVVEITVVDEGVGIEDIEQAREPLYTSKPELERSGMGFTMMETFMDEVEVESEKDKGTIVRMRKKLRSLE